The DNA sequence GCACAGCTCATTGAACAATCGAGGTGGATCTTGCGGAACCCGGCGCGAACATAGGCCGAAACCATCGCCTCGGCACGGTCCATGGCCTCTGCGGCGGATAGCGACGTCCAGGGATTGGGGCCGAGATGATCGCCGCCCAGCGCCAGATGCGCGGGATCGAAGCCGACCTTCTCGGCTATGCCGATCACGAAGGCGCGGAAGTCGGCGGGTGTCATGCCCGTATAGCCGCCCTCCTGATTGACCTGGTTGCAGGTCGCCTCGATCAGCACGAGTTCCTGCCCGCGCGAAAGCGCATCACGCAGCGTCGCTTCAAGGACCAGCGGATGGGCCGAACAGATGGAGGTGATGCCGATCGGCTCGCCTGCCTTGTGGCGGCTTATGAGGTCTCGAATCGCTTGCACGTGATCTCCTTTCCCGATGAGGTAGCTCTAATCGCTCCGAAACGCAACGTAACGAAGCAAAACGAAAGCTACTCTACCGCTGCATCCTCATCCACGCTGTCCGGCTCGATCGCCAGCAGCAGCGCCGCGCACAGCGCGAGCGCGATCCCGACCGACTTGAGCGGACCGGGCACGACGCCCAGCACTACGAGTGAAAGCAGCGCGGTGGCGAGCGGAGCGCCGGCATTGGCGAGCGGCGAGACGATGATCGCCTTGCCGTAACGAAAGGCGAAGACGAGCGTCAGCGCGCCCACCGCGTTGAGGATCTGGATCAGCGCCGCGAGGCCGGGACCGTCGAGCCCCCAGTTCACCGGCTGGCTGAAATCGGTCATTGCCCAGGCCACCGGGATCAGCACGAGGCCGGACAGGGTCATGTAGACGAAGATGCTCTCCGCCGGCATGAACTCATTGGCGGCCTTCATGAAATAGGCCTGCACGCCCCAGCACAGCATGACCACCAGCGCCGGCAGCAGCCAGGAGGCGGAAGCGCCCACCCCTTCGGCGGGGCTGAAGTCGAAGGTCGGCAGGGCCAGCAGCGCGAGGAGGATGCCGAGCGCGCCGAGGCGGCCCGTGCGCTCGCGCAGCAGCACGAAGGAGAGCGCGATCGTGACGATGGGAGAGAGCGAAATAACGGGGAAAATCAAATAGGCAGGCCCCCGCGCCACGGCGTAGAACAGCACCATCTGCCCGCCCGCACCCAGCAGGCCGACCGCAAGACCATAGGCGATCGCCTTGGGGGAGCGGTCGAGGGTCCAGCCGGCTTGCCACAGGACGATCAGCGCCGGTGGGATCATGGTCAGCGCCCAGACGCAGTACACCAGCGTTTCGGGGAAGCCGCGCTGGGGCGAGATGCCGGAGAAGGCGCCCCATATGCCCCACAGGACGACCGTGATGATCGCGTTGAAAAGCCACGCGTTTCCGCCGCGCGAAAGGGCCGCGGCGCTCATGCGGCGCCTCCCGCAACCGGGGTCGCGCGCACCAGCAGGAAGCCTTCGAACCGCGCATCCAGCAGCGCTTCCGGCCCGCGCACCCGGCCCAGATCGGCCCCGCTGAACCCGTCCGCCAGCGCATATTCGCCCGCCTCCAGCCCCCGCAAAGGCAGCTTT is a window from the Altererythrobacter sp. B11 genome containing:
- a CDS encoding DMT family transporter is translated as MSAAALSRGGNAWLFNAIITVVLWGIWGAFSGISPQRGFPETLVYCVWALTMIPPALIVLWQAGWTLDRSPKAIAYGLAVGLLGAGGQMVLFYAVARGPAYLIFPVISLSPIVTIALSFVLLRERTGRLGALGILLALLALPTFDFSPAEGVGASASWLLPALVVMLCWGVQAYFMKAANEFMPAESIFVYMTLSGLVLIPVAWAMTDFSQPVNWGLDGPGLAALIQILNAVGALTLVFAFRYGKAIIVSPLANAGAPLATALLSLVVLGVVPGPLKSVGIALALCAALLLAIEPDSVDEDAAVE